One genomic window of Procambarus clarkii isolate CNS0578487 chromosome 43, FALCON_Pclarkii_2.0, whole genome shotgun sequence includes the following:
- the LOC138349890 gene encoding nascent polypeptide-associated complex subunit alpha, muscle-specific form-like gives MLLPPRPRCSHHAHAAPTTPTLLPPRPRCSHHAHAAPTTPTLLPPRPRCSHHAHAAPTTPTLLPPRPRCSHHPHAAPTTPTLLPPRPRCSHHVHAAPTTPTLLPPRSCCSHHAHAAPTTPTLLPPRSCCSHHAHAAPTTPTLLPPRSCCFHHAHAAPTTPTLLPPRPRCSHHAHAAPTTPTLLPPRPRV, from the coding sequence ATGCTGCTCCCACCACGCCCACGCTGCTCCCACCACGCCCACGCTGCTCCCACCACGCCCACGCTGCTCCCACCACGCCCACGCTGCTCCCACCACGCCCACGCTGCTCCCACCACGCCCACGCTGCTCCCACCACGCCCACGCTGCTCCCACCACGCCCACGCTGCTCCCACCACCCCCACGCTGCTCCCACCACGCCCACGCTGCTCCCACCACCCCCACGCTGCTCCCACCACGCCCACGCTGCTCCCACCACGCCCACGCTGCTCCCACCACGTCCACGCTGCTCCCACCACGCCCACGCTGCTCCCACCACGCTCATGCTGCTCCCACCACGCCCACGCTGCTCCCACCACGCCCACGCTGCTCCCACCACGCTCATGCTGCTCCCACCACGCCCATGCTGCTCCCACCACGCCCACGCTGCTCCCACCACGCTCATGCTGCTTCCACCACGCCCACGCTGCTCCCACCACGCCCACGCTGCTCCCACCACGCCCACGCTGCTCCCACCACGCCCACGCTGCTCCCACCACGCCCACGCTGCTCCCACCACGCCCACGGGTGTAG